In a genomic window of Oncorhynchus keta strain PuntledgeMale-10-30-2019 chromosome 28, Oket_V2, whole genome shotgun sequence:
- the usp12a gene encoding ubiquitin carboxyl-terminal hydrolase 12A, with translation MEILMTVSKFASFCTMGANASALEKEIGSEQFPVNEHYFGLVNFGNTCYCNSVLQALYFCRPFREKILAYRSQPRRKENLLTCLADLFHSIANQKRKVGVIPPKKFITRLRKENELFDNYMQQDAHEFLNYLLNTIADLLQEERKQDKTNGRLANGSLDSQNNNSNAPPPSTWVHEIFQGTLTNETRCLTCETISSKDEDFLDLSVDVEQNTSITHCLRGFSNTETLCSEYKYYCEECRSKQEAHKRMRVKKLPMILALHLKRFKYMEQLQRYTKLSYRVVFPLELRLFNTSGDATNPERLYDLVAVVVHCGSGPNRGHYIAIVKSHDFWLLFDDDIVEKIDAQAIEEFYGLTSEISKNSESGYILFYQSRD, from the exons ATGGAAATCCTAATGACAGTTTCCAAATTTGCCTCTTTTTGTACCATG GGCGCCAATGCCTCCGCTCTGGAGAAAGAGATTGGCTCAGAGCAGTTCCCTGTCAACGAGCACTACTTCGGATTGGTCAAT TTTGGGAACACGTGCTACTGTAACTCGGTGCTGCAGGCGCTGTACTTCTGCCGTCCGTTCCGGGAGAAGATCTTGGCGTACCGCAGCCAGCCCCGACGCAAGGAGAACCTGCTGACCTGCCTGGCCGACCTGTTCCACAGTATCGCCAACCAGAAGAGAAAGGTGGGAGTCATACCACCCAAGAAGTTCATCACGCGCCTACGCAAGGAGAATG AGCTGTTTGACAACTACATGCAACAGGATGCCCATGAGTTCCTGAACTACCTGCTCAACACCATCGCTGACCTgctgcaggaggagaggaagcaggACAAGACCAACGGCCGCCTGGCCAATGGCTCGCTCGACtcccagaacaacaacagcaACGCCCCGCCTCCCTCCACCTGGGTCCATGAGATCTTCCAGGGAACCCTCACCAATGAGACCCGCTGCCTCACCTGTGAAACG ATCAGCAGCAAAGATGAAGACTTCCTGGACCTGTCAGTGGATGTGGAACAGAACACCTCTATCACACACTGTCTCAG GGGGTTTAGTAACACAGAGACTCTCTGCAGTGAGTACAAGTACTACTGTGAAGAATGTAGAAGTAAACAGGAGGCACACAAAAG GATGCGTGTGAAGAAGCTGCCTATGATCCTGGCTCTACACCTGAAGAGGTTCAAGTACATGGAGCAGCTGCAGCGTTACACCAAGCTGTCCTATCGTGTTGTCTTCCCTCTGGAGCTCCGCCTCTTCAACACCTCAGGAGACGCAACCAATCCCGAGAGGCTCTATGACCTGGTTGCCGTCGTGGTGCATTGTGGGAG TGGTCCAAACCGAGGACACTACATCGCCATTGTGAAGAGTCACGACTTCTGGCTGCTGTTTGATGATGACATTGTAGAG AAGATAGACGCCCAGGCCATAGAGGAGTTCTATGGCCTCACCTCTGAGATCTCAAAGAACTCTGAGTCAGGCTACATCCTATTCTATCAGTCAAGAGACTGA
- the rpl21 gene encoding 60S ribosomal protein L21: MTNTRGKRRGTRYMFSRAFRKHGPIPLSTYMRIYRKGDIVDIKGTGTIQKGMPHKCYHGKTGRVYNVTQHAVGIIVNKQVKGKILAKRINVRIEHVKHSKSRDSFLQRVKENEKRKVEAKQKGTWVELKRQPTAPRDARFVSTKGNEPQLLEPIPYEFMA, from the exons ATGACGAACACAAGAGGCAAGAGGAGGGGGACGAGGTACATGTTCAGCAGGGCCTTCCGCAAGCATG GTCCCATTCCCCTGTCCACGTACATGCGTATCTACAGGAAGGGTGATATCGTTGACATCAAG ggtacAGGTACCATCCAGAAGGGAATGCCTCATAAGTGCTACCACGGCAAGACGGGCAGGGTCTACAACGTAACCCAACATGCTGTCGGCATCATTGTCAACAAGCAGGTCAA AGGTAAGATCCTTGCCAAGAGGATCAATGTACGTATTGAGCACGTGAAGCACTCTAAGAGCAGGGACAGCTTCCTGCAGCGCGTCAAGGAGAACGAGAAGAGGAAAGTGGAGGCCAAGCAGAAGGGCACCTGGGTGGAGCTGAAACGGCAG CCCACTGCTCCCCGTGATGCCCGCTTTGTCAGCACCAAGGGCAATGAGCCCCAGCTGCTGGAGCCCATCCCCTATGAGTTCATGGCATAA